From the Scylla paramamosain isolate STU-SP2022 chromosome 13, ASM3559412v1, whole genome shotgun sequence genome, the window TCCCTTTTAAAGACAGTGACAAGACGATGTATGTATGAGGTGCGAGCGACTGCGGTGCACACCAGGCGCCCGCCACCACCGGACTAATGTATCTTAGCGGCACCGTGAGCGTGTTGGGATGCCCGGTGGGTGTCACTAGTAGCGCTGTTTGGTGAGCCAAGTCGTGTTTAAGATGACAAGGAAAACAATGACGGCACCATCACTTACGtattgacaacaacaacaacaacaacaacaacaacaatgataatcataataataataataataataataataataataataataataacattgtgaatgttattatgttattattattattattattattattattatcattattattattattatcattattattatttaggttCAAACGTTTACAAAGACCGTGAAAATAATCTTCAGTGTTGGTGTGAGACAGAACATCTCTCATTTGTAGATatagaaatcacacacacacacacacacacacatgaacttaAGAAGGCCGTCAAACTAGCTCATAAGgttggtatgtatgtatgtatgtatgtatgtaattacGTATAGCGAGCGACCATAATATTACTACACAAGCGTGTTTTATACCTAAGATATTTCACATATCAGTTTGTCATTCAGTTATAAAAATGacgaaaagtaataataacaatgacaataaggGAGGAAGTGTTGTTTCGTTCATCCAGCTTCATTAGAGTCGAGTCGAGCGTCAAGAAAGGGCGatctttcctttgctttccatTAAGGCTGTGAAATTATTAGGCGTTCTTGTCTAGACAAAGAGTATTTGACGAGCTGCCTGGTAAttacagggaagagaggaaaggtaaacAGAGGCCACTGGGAAGAGAGTTTAAGGGTTtaaaggatggagaggaggctGGGAAGGACGGAGAAAGCAGAGGacgggaaaggagaaaaaaggactGGACGGAAAGGGAGGCTggggagagtaaagaagaggacGGGAAGGTAGCAAAGAAGTAGAAAATTAATGATGTTGTAGAGTGTTCTAGCAGAAAGAGGTGGATGGCACTCTCATGCAGGGTCAGAGAAGCATGAAAACGTCACAgtcattcctttccctcaagTAGTGACAGCAGACGACCTAGGCAGCAGTGATGGTAGTCATGAACGCGTGGTCCTGACGCGGATGGCGCTCTTCATGTGACTGCCAGACTCAGCCTTCGCCAGCACCTGTCGTTTGCCATCGTTAAAAAGTTTTTATCCATATCATTATTTAATTTTGGGTCTTCCATTCATAAAAGACTATCCTTGGCCCAGAGTTCCCTCGATCAGTACCCACCACGAACACCACTGCTTCATTATCTTTGGgtaacattaccataaatgtTACCTGAATATATAGTATATCGGGGTgggagttgtttttttttttttcttatgtaagaggaacactggctaagggcaataAAATGTACGAAGAAAGGCCAATTGACTGTACTGTATGTCAGCTTCGAACACGTTCGAGCATTTGCCTCGAACACAGTCATCAGTTATTTCTCCGAGCATGTTCGTAGCATGCTCAGGAATAAGTTTCTGATTATGTTCGTAACATATTCAGACCAGTGTTCCGGGCAATGTTCGAGGACTAGTGTGTCCGGGCCTTTATACGCTCCGTGGTTTCCGCTATAGTTCACGCTGTGCAGCGCGCCGTGACGTGACTTTAAAAACATAGCTCTTGGTGGGGGACGGGCAGATGCCAAAGACGCACGGGAAAATAATTACATATTAAGGATCACCCTGAAAAGAGACACGAGTGAGAAAGGGATAATAGTGAATAGGGGAGTAAATACAATCAATTTTAAACTTCGCCAGTGTTTTTTAAGTAACTAGACTACATACTAAGGAAACCTCAggaagaagttttttttttccataaacctGTAGGTTACTCCATTCCTCTGGACTGTGTTAAGTGTGGAACTTCCAAGCAAAGTACAGGTATGTGACTCTGAGCTAAGCATTGGCAGCagacgaatatatatatatatatatatatatatatatatatatatatatatatatatatatatatatatatatatatatatatatatatatatatatatatatatatatatataatttatttatttctttttttattctgtggTAGTTTTAATAAGTCTAAGCCCAGACCGTATCACCGTGTTATCTTTAAAACCGATTACTATACCAGtgataattattttcattctttttttttccttccgtacCTGTGTATCACGAAGTAAATGCCACtgttgaggaagaaaaggtttCTTTGTGTGAAAAAGAGGTATGTGTTCGCATCATAATCAGGGAACCCACATTTTGTTACTAAAGAAGTCACCGAATTTCCACCATTGTCACGCCAAATCAATGCCACAGTAATAGATAGAAATGGTTTGGTTTATGTGGGTGAGGAACAGATAAGTATGTGCCCTCATCAGTCTAGGAGCCCACATTATGTTACGGAAGTCACCGAATTACAACCACTATCACCCCCAAGCAGCCGGTGCATGATATACACAGCGTGAACAGCAATTAAGGAGCTTGGCTGTAAGCTCGTGACCTATATAGTACGTAGCCTATGGGTCCGCGAGGCTGCGCGAGGCGCTTTCCCGGAATGACCGCACACGAAGTTCCGTTAGAACATAACTTGCACCATGCTCGTATTGTGGTCATGAACAGTTAGGGAGACTTGCAACTGtggctaggaaaaaaaaaaaaaatgtaggtgaGTCTGTATGGAGGAAGTCCCCACTACTCACTATCAGTCACAGCGAGTCTTCCCGTGGAGCGGCGCGCATCATGCAGCAGTCAGCGTGTGgcgcagtggtggtggaggcactGCTCCTGGTACTGCTCCTGGCACTCCCAAGCCGCAGTGCATGCAGGGCTCATTTCCACGCCCCACACACCTGGTCTGGTGCCCGTAATACCCAGGACGTATTTGACGAAGCTTTCTTttcacacaatacacacaatGCTCTGACCTTCCCCTACAAATTTGAGATACCAGTAATatcaaagagaaaattaaaagcgAAGATGAGTGACCCTTACAGTGCTGAGCTCTCGAACTTGCAGCCACATCAGGACCCGTACCAGTTGGGTGAGGCGATACACGCGCCGCTCCTGCCGAAACAGCAGAGGTGTGTCCAGGATTTCTCGTTTAATTTTTGCATTGTTTCGTGTCCCATTAACGTTTTTGGCATAACTAATCCAATGTAATACGTGATCATTCTTTGCTACAACGGTGGTCAGCTATGcatgtgtggtgatggtgggagaTTGGCAGCGATAAAGTGGCAAAGTGTGACCGACAGGCTGATGATGCAGGAGCAAGAGTGGCCTCGCCCCTTCGATGATGCAAGGGTCAAGTTCCTGGAGGTGCTGGCAGTCGTCGCCGTCAAAGTAGTCATGTCCACAGCGTTGGCCTCGTGGTTCCTG encodes:
- the LOC135106183 gene encoding uncharacterized protein LOC135106183; translated protein: MQQSACGAVVVEALLLVLLLALPSRSACRAHFHAPHTWSGARNTQDVFDEAFFSHNTHNALTFPYKFEIPVISKRKLKAKMSDPYSAELSNLQPHQDPYQLGEAIHAPLLPKQQRLMMQEQEWPRPFDDARVKFLEVLAVVAVKVVMSTALASWFLVAGQVLFALADMTGTTEVLGNRSPLTFIFQALPLVEVLLKGSAAFD